The following coding sequences are from one Wenzhouxiangella sp. AB-CW3 window:
- the nuoG gene encoding NADH-quinone oxidoreductase subunit NuoG, which yields MATVEEKKTDTVTIEVDGRELSARKGEMIIQVTDRAGIDIPRFCYHEKLSVAASCRMCLVDVEKIPKPLPACATPVHDGMKVFTRSRRAIDAQRGVMEFLLINHPLDCPICDQGGECELQDLAMGYGRSVSRFTERKRVVRDKNLGPLVATDMTRCIHCTRCTRFLSEIAGTAELGSMNRGEHHEISTFIERNIESELSGNIIDLCPVGALTNKPFRHTARPWEMRARPHVGSHDCLGSHLYYHVRAGRIMRAVPRSNEAINECWLADRDRYGHCGLASADRLTAPRIRVDGQWQETDWDTALEAAANSLQQAGKELGVLMSPRATTEEHLLAARLTRGLGSENIDHRLRVNDFSHPLAGLSRLDRPTRDLSEADAIFLVGSNIRQDQPILGHRVRTAWRKRDAKIVDLNPVAYDFHFNLAERLIVAPQAMVDTLGRVAKAAVEKSGHSLPDGTLGNFIAAREPDSRDHRVAELLNEADNGIVLLGDGALNHARSGWLRGLAEWLAEALGVGLMILPGPANSAGAAVAGALPGQEGLDARAMLREPRRAYLLWDLEPGFDLADPHLADSALQQAESVIAVTAFVSEEMERLASVMLPLAPVPETAGTWINADGHREWLDAVGKPPGQAREGWKILRRLGEMASVDGFDFATLNEVSDLIGEHQPVVSGSPELEEAAVTDAETLWRIGDVPIYAGDTLLRRAPALQQTTHAGPTRAHVHSATAKRLGLEEAERVRVTQGEASVEVPLVIDDRIAPGGVWLPAASCVTHELGAASGEIRLEACP from the coding sequence ATGGCTACCGTCGAGGAAAAGAAGACCGACACCGTCACCATTGAGGTTGATGGCCGCGAGCTCTCCGCGCGCAAGGGCGAGATGATCATCCAGGTTACCGACCGGGCCGGTATCGATATTCCCCGTTTCTGCTACCACGAGAAGCTGTCGGTCGCGGCCAGTTGTCGCATGTGCCTGGTCGATGTCGAGAAGATTCCCAAGCCATTGCCGGCCTGTGCCACGCCGGTGCACGACGGCATGAAGGTCTTTACCCGATCACGCCGTGCGATCGACGCTCAGCGTGGGGTGATGGAGTTTCTGCTGATCAACCATCCGCTCGACTGCCCGATTTGCGATCAGGGCGGCGAATGCGAACTGCAGGATCTGGCCATGGGCTATGGTCGGTCGGTCTCGCGTTTTACCGAACGCAAGCGCGTGGTCAGGGACAAGAACCTGGGGCCCCTGGTCGCCACCGACATGACTCGCTGCATTCACTGCACGCGCTGCACCCGATTCTTGTCCGAGATTGCGGGCACGGCAGAGCTGGGCAGCATGAATCGCGGCGAACACCACGAAATCAGCACGTTCATCGAACGCAATATCGAATCCGAACTGTCGGGCAACATCATCGATTTGTGCCCGGTCGGCGCGCTGACCAACAAACCGTTCCGCCACACCGCCCGGCCGTGGGAGATGCGCGCCCGTCCCCATGTCGGCAGTCACGACTGTTTGGGCTCCCATCTCTACTACCACGTTCGTGCCGGGCGCATCATGCGCGCCGTGCCTCGATCCAACGAAGCAATCAACGAGTGCTGGCTGGCCGACCGGGATCGCTACGGCCATTGCGGCCTGGCCAGTGCCGACCGGCTCACGGCCCCGCGCATTCGGGTTGATGGCCAGTGGCAGGAAACCGACTGGGACACGGCACTGGAAGCGGCCGCCAACAGCCTGCAGCAGGCTGGCAAGGAGCTGGGCGTGCTGATGTCACCGCGCGCCACGACCGAGGAGCACCTGCTGGCCGCCCGTCTGACCCGTGGGCTGGGCAGCGAGAATATCGACCACCGCCTGCGCGTCAATGATTTCTCACACCCGCTTGCCGGGCTGTCCAGACTGGACCGCCCGACAAGAGACCTGTCCGAGGCCGATGCCATCTTCCTGGTCGGCAGCAATATTCGCCAGGATCAACCCATTCTGGGTCACCGGGTACGCACGGCCTGGCGCAAGCGCGATGCAAAAATCGTGGATCTCAACCCGGTCGCCTACGATTTCCATTTTAATCTGGCCGAGCGCCTGATCGTCGCGCCGCAGGCCATGGTCGACACGCTGGGCCGGGTGGCCAAGGCAGCCGTGGAGAAAAGCGGACATTCCCTGCCCGACGGTACGCTGGGCAACTTTATTGCCGCACGCGAACCCGACAGTCGCGATCATCGCGTCGCCGAGTTGCTCAACGAGGCTGACAACGGCATCGTGCTGCTCGGCGACGGGGCACTCAACCATGCCCGCAGCGGCTGGCTGCGCGGGCTGGCCGAATGGCTGGCCGAGGCGCTTGGCGTCGGCTTGATGATCCTGCCCGGGCCGGCCAACAGTGCCGGGGCAGCCGTGGCCGGTGCACTGCCGGGCCAAGAAGGCCTGGATGCCCGCGCCATGCTCCGCGAACCCCGGCGCGCCTACCTGCTGTGGGATCTCGAGCCCGGCTTTGACCTGGCCGATCCGCACCTGGCCGACTCGGCGCTGCAACAGGCCGAGTCGGTGATCGCCGTGACTGCTTTTGTCAGTGAAGAAATGGAGCGACTGGCCAGCGTGATGCTGCCGTTGGCGCCAGTCCCCGAGACCGCCGGCACCTGGATCAACGCCGACGGTCACCGGGAATGGCTTGACGCTGTCGGCAAGCCGCCCGGGCAGGCGCGCGAAGGTTGGAAGATCCTGCGACGGCTCGGCGAAATGGCTTCGGTCGACGGATTCGACTTCGCGACCCTGAATGAAGTCAGCGATCTGATCGGCGAGCATCAGCCGGTCGTCTCCGGCAGTCCGGAGCTTGAGGAAGCGGCGGTTACGGATGCCGAGACCTTGTGGCGCATCGGCGACGTGCCGATCTACGCGGGCGATACCTTGCTGCGCCGGGCCCCGGCACTGCAACAGACCACCCACGCCGGCCCGACCCGGGCACACGTGCACTCGGCCACCGCCAAGCGACTCGGCCTGGAAGAAGCCGAACGCGTGCGCGTCACCCAGGGCGAGGCCTCGGTGGAGGTGCCGCTGGTGATCGACGATCGCATCGCCCCGGGCGGGGTGTGGCTGCCGGCGGCAAGCTGCGTGACCCACGAACTGGGTGCGGCCAGCGGCGAGATTCGCCTGGAGGCCTGCCCATGA
- the nuoF gene encoding NADH-quinone oxidoreductase subunit NuoF, which translates to MADPHVCFTHLDEENCWSLEAYRKHGGWQAWEKILREKTPQEEIIETIKNSALRGRGGAGFPAGLKWSFMPRSAPGQKYLLCNSDESEPGTCHDRDILRYNPHALLEGMAIASYAMGVTQAYNYLRGEFHHEPFERVEAALNEAREAGYLGRDVMGSGIDIEIHNVLGAGAYICGEETALMESLEGKKGWPRFKPPFPANFGAWGRPTTINNTETLASVPAIMRNGPAWFLELGRPNNGGSKIFSVSGHVNQPGNYEIPLGTPFSELLEKAGGVRDGNRLKGVIPGGSSMPVLPGDVMMDLTMDYNSIQKAGSGLGSGAVIVMDERTCMVAACTRVARFYYAESCGQCTPCREGTGWMYRVLRRILAGQGRPEDIDLLLSAAGQIEGHTICAFGEAAAWPVQGFIRHFREEFEHFIEHGRSSVTEKFGEAA; encoded by the coding sequence ATGGCTGACCCCCACGTCTGCTTCACGCATCTGGACGAGGAGAACTGCTGGTCGCTGGAGGCGTACCGCAAGCATGGCGGTTGGCAGGCCTGGGAGAAGATTCTGCGTGAGAAGACGCCGCAGGAAGAGATCATCGAGACGATCAAGAACTCGGCCCTGCGCGGTCGTGGTGGCGCCGGTTTCCCGGCGGGTCTGAAGTGGTCGTTCATGCCGCGTTCGGCGCCGGGGCAGAAGTATCTGCTGTGCAATTCCGACGAGTCGGAACCGGGGACCTGCCATGATCGCGACATTTTGCGCTACAACCCGCATGCCCTGCTCGAGGGCATGGCCATCGCCTCCTATGCCATGGGGGTGACGCAGGCCTACAACTATCTACGTGGCGAGTTCCACCACGAGCCCTTTGAGCGTGTCGAGGCAGCCCTGAACGAGGCCCGCGAAGCGGGCTACCTGGGGCGCGATGTCATGGGTTCGGGTATCGATATCGAGATACACAATGTGCTGGGCGCAGGGGCCTACATCTGTGGCGAGGAAACGGCACTGATGGAGTCTCTGGAAGGCAAGAAGGGCTGGCCGCGCTTCAAGCCGCCTTTCCCGGCCAATTTCGGTGCCTGGGGCAGGCCGACGACCATCAACAACACCGAGACCCTGGCTTCGGTGCCGGCCATCATGCGTAATGGGCCGGCCTGGTTTCTGGAGCTGGGGCGGCCCAACAATGGCGGGTCGAAGATCTTTTCGGTGTCCGGGCATGTCAACCAGCCGGGCAACTACGAGATTCCCCTGGGTACTCCTTTTTCCGAGCTGCTGGAAAAGGCCGGCGGCGTGCGGGATGGCAACCGGCTCAAGGGTGTAATCCCGGGCGGTTCGTCCATGCCGGTGCTGCCGGGCGATGTCATGATGGATCTGACCATGGATTACAACTCCATCCAGAAGGCCGGCTCCGGACTGGGCTCCGGCGCGGTCATCGTCATGGATGAGCGGACCTGCATGGTGGCGGCATGCACCCGCGTGGCACGCTTTTACTATGCCGAGTCCTGCGGTCAGTGCACGCCATGCCGCGAGGGCACGGGCTGGATGTATCGAGTACTCCGGCGCATTCTGGCCGGACAGGGACGGCCAGAAGATATCGACCTGCTGCTCTCGGCGGCCGGCCAGATCGAGGGCCACACCATCTGCGCCTTCGGCGAAGCCGCCGCCTGGCCGGTTCAGGGCTTCATCCGCCACTTCCGCGAAGAATTCGAGCACTTCATCGAACACGGCCGCTCTTCGGTCACCGAAAAGTTCGGTGAGGCGGCATAG
- the nuoE gene encoding NADH-quinone oxidoreductase subunit NuoE yields MTIEATDNPLEGKRNLLTEETRKTIDHWRAKFPEGIEGRRSAIIQSLVAAQEQNGGWVSGDLMDAVADYLEVPPVWVYEVATFYSMIETEPVGRHSISVCTNISCMLCGSDRIVEYIENKLDTPIGKTTPDGRIFLKREEECLAACVRAPMMIVDGHYHENLTPEKVDEILDGLE; encoded by the coding sequence ATGACAATCGAAGCCACCGACAACCCCCTCGAGGGCAAAAGGAACCTTCTCACGGAGGAGACGCGCAAGACCATCGACCACTGGCGGGCCAAGTTTCCCGAAGGCATTGAAGGACGGCGTTCGGCCATCATTCAGTCGCTGGTTGCCGCCCAGGAACAGAATGGCGGCTGGGTCAGTGGCGACCTGATGGACGCCGTAGCCGATTACCTCGAAGTGCCGCCGGTATGGGTCTACGAAGTGGCGACCTTCTACTCCATGATCGAGACCGAGCCGGTGGGGCGCCATTCAATATCGGTGTGCACCAACATATCCTGCATGCTGTGCGGCTCGGACCGCATCGTCGAATACATCGAGAACAAGCTGGATACCCCCATCGGCAAGACCACACCCGACGGCCGCATCTTCCTCAAGCGCGAAGAAGAATGCCTGGCCGCCTGTGTACGGGCCCCGATGATGATCGTCGACGGCCACTACCACGAGAATCTCACGCCCGAGAAGGTCGACGAGATTCTCGACGGGTTGGAATGA